In one window of Nerophis ophidion isolate RoL-2023_Sa linkage group LG05, RoL_Noph_v1.0, whole genome shotgun sequence DNA:
- the dnajc5ga gene encoding dnaJ (Hsp40) homolog, subfamily C, member 5 gamma a isoform X2 codes for MSDTNTNTNPSRPQRKMSTAGESVYKVLGLEKGASAEDIKKAYRKLALKYHPDKCPDNPEAAEKFKEINNANSILNDETKRKIYDEYGSMGLYVSEQFGEESVKYYFLMSKWWFKSLVLCCTLFSCCCCCCCCCFCCGKCKPPDEDENYQYVDPEDLEAQIKAEQQDSGR; via the exons ATGTCTGACACAAACACCAACACAAACCCCTCGCGGCCTCAGAGGAAGATGTCCACAGCCGGGGAGAGCGTCTACAAGGTGTTAGGACTCGAGAAAGGGGCCTCAGCTGAGGACATCAAGAAAGCTTACAG GAAGTTGGCGTTGAAGTACCACCCAGACAAGTGCCCGGACAACCCAGAAGCGGCGGAGAAGTTTAAGGAGATCAACAACGCCAACTCTATCTTGAACGATGAGACCAAGAGGAAGATCTACGACGAGTACGGCTCCATGGGTCTTTACGTGTCCGAGCAGTTTGGAGAGGAGAGCGTCAAGTACTACTTCCTCATGTCCAAATGGTGGTTTAAG TCGCTTGTGCTATGCTGCACACTCTtcagctgctgctgctgttgttgctgCTGCTGTTTTTGCTGCGGAAAATGCAAGCCGCCCGACGAGGACGAGAACTACCAGTACGTGGACCCGGAAGACCTGGAGGCCCAGATCAAGGCGGAGCAGCAGGACAGTG GAAGATGA
- the dnajc5ga gene encoding dnaJ (Hsp40) homolog, subfamily C, member 5 gamma a isoform X1, which produces MSDTNTNTNPSRPQRKMSTAGESVYKVLGLEKGASAEDIKKAYRKLALKYHPDKCPDNPEAAEKFKEINNANSILNDETKRKIYDEYGSMGLYVSEQFGEESVKYYFLMSKWWFKSLVLCCTLFSCCCCCCCCCFCCGKCKPPDEDENYQYVDPEDLEAQIKAEQQDSGPTVIISQATSSGGGDTPEGKSQPIPLPMPTPMPEPPPSTPLSEGEDREESLPESK; this is translated from the exons ATGTCTGACACAAACACCAACACAAACCCCTCGCGGCCTCAGAGGAAGATGTCCACAGCCGGGGAGAGCGTCTACAAGGTGTTAGGACTCGAGAAAGGGGCCTCAGCTGAGGACATCAAGAAAGCTTACAG GAAGTTGGCGTTGAAGTACCACCCAGACAAGTGCCCGGACAACCCAGAAGCGGCGGAGAAGTTTAAGGAGATCAACAACGCCAACTCTATCTTGAACGATGAGACCAAGAGGAAGATCTACGACGAGTACGGCTCCATGGGTCTTTACGTGTCCGAGCAGTTTGGAGAGGAGAGCGTCAAGTACTACTTCCTCATGTCCAAATGGTGGTTTAAG TCGCTTGTGCTATGCTGCACACTCTtcagctgctgctgctgttgttgctgCTGCTGTTTTTGCTGCGGAAAATGCAAGCCGCCCGACGAGGACGAGAACTACCAGTACGTGGACCCGGAAGACCTGGAGGCCCAGATCAAGGCGGAGCAGCAGGACAGTG GTCCCACTGTAATCATAAGCCAGGCCACTTCTAGCGGGGGCGGCGATACCCCAGAGGGCAAAAGTCAGCCCATCCCCCTGCCAATGCCAACGCCGATGCCCGAGCCGCCACCCTCGACACCTCTATCCGAAGGGGAGGACAGAGAAGAGAGCTTGCCCGAGTCGAAATGA